In Streptomyces chartreusis NRRL 3882, the following are encoded in one genomic region:
- a CDS encoding acyl-CoA synthetase translates to MTPLFPGLTEPPADHPALRFGERSLTYAQLAAAAGALTGRIGEATRVAVWATPTMETAVAVVAALLAGVPAVPLNPKSGEKELGHILSDSAPDLVLTAPDDQLPAPVRDLPRLDIDVHGTGPVPGDHADESDPALIVYTSGTTGPPKGAVIPRRAIASTLDALADAWQWTGDDVLVHGLPLFHVHGLVLGTLGPLRRGGSVRHLGRFSTQGVARELNAGATMLFGVPTMYHRIAEAVTGDPELVKALTGARLLVSGSAALPVHDHGRIATATGRRVIERYGMTETLMNTSVRADGEARPGTVGVPLPGVELRLVEEDGSEVTAYDGETVGEIQVRGPNLFTEYLNRPDATAAAFTADGWFRTGDMAVRDPDGYVRIVGRKATDLIKSGGYKIGAGEIENALLEHPGVREAAVTGEPDADLGERIVAWIVPAEPDSPPSLEELADHVAKRLAPHKRPRVVHHLDALPRNDMGKIMKRALPHD, encoded by the coding sequence GTGACCCCTCTCTTCCCGGGCCTGACCGAACCCCCGGCCGACCACCCCGCCCTCCGGTTCGGCGAGCGCTCCCTCACCTACGCGCAGCTCGCCGCCGCGGCCGGAGCACTCACGGGCCGCATCGGCGAGGCCACGCGGGTCGCCGTCTGGGCGACGCCCACCATGGAGACGGCCGTCGCCGTCGTCGCCGCGCTGCTGGCCGGCGTCCCCGCCGTGCCGCTCAACCCGAAGTCGGGCGAGAAGGAACTCGGGCACATCCTGTCCGACAGCGCGCCCGACCTGGTGCTCACGGCACCGGACGACCAACTCCCCGCCCCCGTACGGGACCTGCCCCGCCTCGACATCGACGTGCACGGCACCGGGCCGGTCCCCGGGGACCACGCCGACGAGTCCGACCCGGCCCTGATCGTCTACACCTCCGGCACCACCGGCCCGCCCAAGGGTGCCGTCATCCCGCGCCGGGCGATCGCCTCGACCCTGGACGCGCTGGCCGACGCGTGGCAGTGGACCGGCGACGACGTACTCGTCCACGGACTGCCGCTGTTCCATGTGCACGGCCTGGTCCTGGGCACGCTCGGCCCGCTGCGGCGCGGCGGTTCGGTGCGGCACCTGGGCCGCTTCAGCACGCAGGGCGTCGCCCGGGAGCTGAACGCCGGGGCGACCATGCTGTTCGGCGTGCCGACGATGTACCACCGGATCGCGGAGGCGGTGACCGGCGACCCGGAGCTGGTGAAAGCGCTGACCGGGGCGCGGCTGCTGGTGTCCGGTTCCGCCGCGCTGCCCGTCCACGACCACGGGCGGATCGCGACGGCGACCGGGCGGCGGGTGATCGAGCGCTACGGCATGACGGAGACGCTGATGAACACCAGCGTCCGTGCCGACGGCGAGGCCCGCCCGGGCACGGTGGGCGTGCCGCTGCCGGGCGTGGAGCTGCGGCTGGTCGAGGAGGACGGCTCGGAGGTCACCGCGTACGACGGTGAGACCGTCGGCGAGATCCAGGTGCGCGGCCCGAACCTGTTCACCGAGTATCTCAACCGGCCCGACGCCACCGCCGCCGCCTTCACCGCGGACGGCTGGTTCCGCACCGGCGACATGGCGGTGCGCGACCCCGACGGCTATGTCCGGATCGTCGGGCGCAAGGCCACCGATCTGATCAAGAGCGGCGGTTACAAGATCGGGGCGGGGGAGATCGAGAACGCGCTCCTGGAACACCCGGGGGTGCGGGAGGCCGCCGTCACCGGGGAGCCGGACGCCGACCTGGGCGAGCGGATCGTGGCGTGGATCGTCCCGGCGGAGCCCGATTCCCCGCCGTCGCTGGAGGAGTTGGCGGATCACGTGGCCAAGCGTCTCGCCCCGCACAAGCGCCCCCGGGTCGTCCACCACCTCGACGCCCTGCCCCGCAACGACATGGGGAAGATCATGAAGCGGGCGCTGCCCCATGACTGA
- a CDS encoding SLC13 family permease: MSPELISILVLVVVFVIATTRSVNMGALAFAAAFGVGGLVADLDADGIFAGFPGDLFVVLVGVTYLFAIARANGTTDWLVHAAVRLVRGRVALIPWVMFALTGALTAIGAVSPAAVAIVAPIALSFAARYGISPLLMGAMVVHGAQAGGFSPISIYGSIVNGIVEREKLPGDEVVLFLSSLAANLVIAGVVFIVCGGLKLWARGAVDEGDGDMAAGSRAAGAMGVPPAGAKPRARGRVGAAAPRSAELRPNPTATLTPSTEITTLTPSRLATLTSLLALVVAVLVFDLDAGLTAITLAVLLSTAWPDDSRKAVGEIAWPTVLLICGVLTYVGVLDEMGTITWAGEGVGNIGIPLLAAVLLCYIGALVSAFASSVGIMGALIPLAVPFLERGEIGAIGMVAALAVSATVVDVSPFSTNGALVLAAAPDVDRERFFRQLMVYGGIVVAVVPAAAWLVMVVPGWG, translated from the coding sequence ATGTCCCCTGAACTCATCTCGATCCTCGTCCTCGTCGTGGTGTTCGTCATCGCCACCACCCGTTCCGTCAACATGGGCGCGCTCGCCTTCGCCGCCGCCTTCGGGGTCGGCGGGCTCGTCGCCGACCTCGATGCGGACGGCATCTTCGCCGGCTTCCCCGGCGACCTGTTCGTCGTCCTGGTCGGCGTCACGTACCTCTTCGCGATCGCCCGCGCCAACGGCACCACCGACTGGCTGGTGCACGCCGCCGTCCGGCTCGTGCGGGGGCGGGTGGCGCTCATCCCCTGGGTGATGTTCGCCCTGACCGGGGCGCTCACGGCGATCGGCGCGGTCAGCCCGGCCGCGGTGGCGATCGTCGCCCCGATCGCCCTGAGCTTCGCCGCCCGGTACGGGATCAGCCCGCTGCTGATGGGCGCGATGGTCGTCCACGGCGCCCAGGCCGGCGGCTTCTCGCCCATCAGCATCTACGGCTCGATCGTCAACGGCATCGTGGAACGCGAGAAGCTGCCGGGCGACGAGGTGGTGCTGTTCCTGTCGTCACTGGCGGCGAACCTGGTGATCGCGGGAGTGGTGTTCATCGTCTGCGGCGGCTTGAAGCTGTGGGCGCGGGGGGCCGTGGACGAGGGCGATGGAGACATGGCTGCGGGCAGTCGTGCCGCTGGGGCGATGGGGGTCCCCCCTGCTGGAGCGAAGCCGAGAGCTCGGGGGAGGGTGGGCGCAGCGGCACCCCGCTCCGCCGAGCTGCGGCCCAACCCGACAGCGACCCTCACGCCCAGCACGGAAATCACCACCCTCACCCCATCCCGCCTCGCCACCCTCACCTCCCTCCTGGCCCTGGTCGTCGCCGTCCTCGTCTTCGACCTGGACGCAGGCCTCACGGCCATCACCCTCGCCGTCCTCCTCAGCACCGCCTGGCCGGACGACAGCCGCAAGGCGGTGGGCGAGATCGCCTGGCCGACAGTCCTCCTCATCTGCGGCGTCCTCACCTACGTGGGCGTCCTCGACGAGATGGGCACCATCACCTGGGCAGGCGAGGGCGTGGGCAACATCGGCATCCCGCTGCTCGCCGCCGTCCTGCTCTGCTACATCGGCGCACTCGTCTCGGCCTTCGCCTCCTCCGTGGGCATCATGGGCGCCCTGATCCCCCTGGCCGTGCCGTTCCTGGAACGGGGCGAGATCGGCGCGATCGGCATGGTGGCGGCGCTCGCCGTGTCCGCGACCGTCGTGGACGTGAGCCCGTTCTCCACGAACGGCGCACTCGTCCTGGCCGCCGCGCCGGACGTCGACCGCGAGCGTTTCTTCCGGCAGCTGATGGTGTACGGAGGGATCGTGGTGGCGGTCGTACCGGCGGCGGCATGGCTGGTGATGGTCGTCCCCGGCTGGGGATAG
- a CDS encoding FadR/GntR family transcriptional regulator, with amino-acid sequence MTDALRPMTKQRLYEQVLERLRQYVVEGGLRAGDRLPPERDLAQRLGVSRASVKQAIVVLEVQGLVEARHGGGTYLVRDSLDTEPVERMVERRRRLPDVLEAREALETKLAELAAERRSEEDLAALRSALAHMSEEIEAGGHGVEGDRLFHAAVTAAAHSGLLEEFMRSIAEQIAESRTESLRQPGRPSRSLSQHQAILDAIAAQQPRQAATAMRRHVRTVAKVRLLDWEPGEEG; translated from the coding sequence GTGACCGACGCCCTGCGCCCCATGACCAAACAGCGCCTCTACGAACAGGTGCTGGAGCGGCTGCGTCAGTACGTCGTCGAGGGCGGCCTGCGCGCCGGCGACCGGCTGCCGCCCGAGCGCGATCTGGCCCAGCGGCTCGGGGTGAGCCGCGCCTCGGTGAAGCAGGCGATCGTGGTGCTGGAGGTCCAGGGCCTGGTGGAGGCCCGGCACGGGGGTGGCACGTACCTCGTGCGGGACAGCCTCGACACCGAACCGGTCGAGCGGATGGTGGAACGCCGCCGGCGCCTGCCCGATGTCCTGGAGGCCCGGGAGGCGCTGGAGACGAAGCTCGCCGAACTGGCCGCGGAGCGGCGCTCGGAGGAGGACCTGGCCGCGCTGCGCTCGGCGCTCGCGCACATGTCGGAGGAGATCGAGGCGGGCGGTCACGGCGTGGAGGGCGACCGGCTGTTCCACGCGGCGGTGACGGCGGCGGCCCACAGCGGTCTGCTCGAGGAGTTCATGCGCTCCATCGCCGAGCAGATCGCCGAGAGCCGCACCGAGTCCCTCCGTCAGCCCGGCCGCCCGTCCCGCTCCCTCTCCCAGCACCAGGCCATCCTCGACGCGATCGCCGCACAGCAGCCCCGTCAGGCGGCCACGGCCATGCGACGGCACGTCCGCACGGTGGCGAAGGTGCGGTTGCTGGACTGGGAGCCGGGGGAGGAGGGGTAG
- a CDS encoding MerR family transcriptional regulator, whose translation MDMLTIGAFAKACRLSPKALRLYDELDLLRPARVDPDTGYRYYAVGQLEQARLVAWLRRLGMPLAEIRQVCRLHDRDSTAAAREIRAYWARVEAETAVRRDLAAFLVDHLTEDSDESGKDTAMLELRYSAHSDTGRVRPANQDTAYAGARLLAVADGFGPAGAPASSAAVEALRFLDTDEVPAGGVLNLLEDAVRGAAQAVRDVADGADEIGTTLTALLWTGSRLALVHIGDSRAYLLRDGELFLITHDHTVVQSMIDEGRLTPEEAVSHPQRSLLLKALTGDGAATVPDLRLHDAHPDDRYLLCSDGLTGVVAEDRIRELLASRGTPDETVGALVGAANEAGGPDNVSCVVADVVAV comes from the coding sequence ATGGACATGCTGACGATCGGCGCGTTCGCGAAGGCGTGCCGGCTCTCGCCGAAGGCACTGCGCCTGTACGACGAGCTGGACCTGCTGCGGCCCGCCCGGGTGGACCCGGACACCGGATACCGGTACTACGCGGTCGGGCAGTTGGAGCAGGCCCGGCTGGTGGCGTGGCTGCGGCGGCTGGGCATGCCGCTGGCCGAGATCCGCCAGGTGTGCCGGCTCCACGACCGCGACTCCACGGCCGCCGCCCGGGAGATCCGCGCCTACTGGGCGCGTGTCGAGGCGGAGACGGCGGTACGGCGGGACCTCGCCGCGTTCCTGGTCGATCACCTGACGGAGGACTCGGACGAGTCCGGAAAGGACACCGCCATGCTGGAACTGCGTTACTCCGCCCACTCGGACACCGGTCGCGTCCGCCCCGCCAACCAGGACACGGCGTACGCGGGCGCCCGGCTGCTCGCCGTCGCCGACGGCTTCGGACCGGCGGGCGCGCCCGCGAGCAGCGCCGCCGTGGAGGCACTGCGCTTCCTCGACACGGACGAGGTCCCGGCCGGCGGGGTCCTCAACCTCCTGGAGGACGCGGTGCGGGGCGCGGCCCAGGCCGTCCGGGACGTGGCCGACGGCGCCGACGAAATCGGCACTACCCTGACCGCCCTGCTGTGGACGGGCTCACGGCTGGCCCTGGTGCACATCGGCGATTCCCGCGCCTACCTGCTGCGCGACGGGGAGCTGTTCCTCATCACCCACGACCACACGGTCGTCCAGTCGATGATCGACGAGGGGCGCCTGACGCCCGAGGAGGCCGTCTCCCACCCCCAGCGGTCCCTCCTCCTGAAGGCCCTGACGGGCGACGGTGCCGCCACGGTCCCGGACCTCCGCCTGCACGACGCGCACCCGGACGACCGTTACCTGCTGTGCTCCGACGGCCTGACCGGTGTGGTCGCCGAGGACCGGATCCGGGAGCTCCTCGCCTCGCGGGGCACCCCGGACGAGACGGTCGGGGCCCTGGTCGGGGCGGCGAACGAGGCCGGCGGGCCGGACAACGTCAGCTGCGTGGTGGCGGACGTCGTGGCGGTGTGA
- a CDS encoding ATP-grasp domain-containing protein, producing the protein MAGTPRIALVTYDPGGVESKDRDLAGLVDALREAGAEAAAVHWDDPSADWAGYDLALIRSTWDYSWRAEEFAAWAERCGKVTRLANPVDVVRWNADKRYLGRLAEAGVPAVPTRYFAPGDPVELPADHEYVVKPTSGAGARYAARYPAGERDAALRQVERMHAEGFTVMLQPYLTGIDTHGERALQFFGGRLLHASRKGAVLAPDTPYDAEKVAHPDLRPWEPTAAELDVAERALAAVPGQQELLYARVDLVTGPDGEPCVMELELIEPNLFLWLHPESVPRVVEAVLAAAG; encoded by the coding sequence GTGGCCGGCACCCCGCGCATAGCGCTCGTCACCTACGACCCCGGTGGCGTGGAGAGCAAGGACCGGGACCTGGCGGGGCTGGTGGACGCGCTGCGGGAGGCCGGGGCCGAGGCCGCCGCCGTCCACTGGGACGACCCGTCGGCCGACTGGGCCGGCTACGACCTGGCCCTCATACGGTCCACCTGGGACTACAGCTGGCGGGCCGAGGAGTTCGCGGCGTGGGCCGAGCGGTGCGGGAAGGTGACGCGGCTGGCCAACCCGGTGGACGTCGTGCGGTGGAACGCCGACAAGAGGTACCTGGGCCGGCTCGCGGAGGCCGGGGTGCCCGCCGTGCCGACCCGCTACTTCGCGCCCGGCGATCCCGTCGAGCTGCCCGCCGACCACGAGTACGTCGTGAAGCCCACCTCGGGGGCGGGTGCCCGGTACGCCGCGCGCTACCCCGCCGGGGAGCGGGACGCCGCCCTGCGCCAGGTCGAGCGGATGCACGCCGAGGGCTTCACCGTCATGCTCCAGCCCTATCTGACCGGCATCGACACGCACGGGGAGCGGGCCCTGCAGTTCTTCGGCGGACGCCTGCTGCACGCCAGCCGCAAGGGCGCGGTCCTCGCGCCGGACACACCGTACGACGCCGAGAAGGTCGCCCACCCCGACCTCCGGCCCTGGGAGCCGACCGCCGCCGAACTCGACGTCGCCGAGCGGGCGCTGGCCGCCGTCCCCGGGCAGCAGGAGCTGCTGTACGCGCGGGTGGACCTCGTCACCGGGCCGGACGGGGAGCCGTGCGTCATGGAGCTGGAGCTGATCGAGCCGAACCTGTTCCTGTGGCTGCACCCGGAGTCCGTGCCGAGGGTGGTCGAGGCGGTCCTGGCCGCCGCCGGCTGA
- a CDS encoding FkbM family methyltransferase, with amino-acid sequence MTSLAARLAPFLPTRLVAATARALYPRFEPELARLAELCPPHCGTAVDVGGWYGPWTHRLSGLAEHVVTIEPVPHLARLLAAAVPPNVRVIRAAASDRPGIARLWLPSGDSGDRGVSSLVRRDIHGRALDVPCVTLDELGLRNVGFIKIDVDGNEPAVLRGATGLLARDRPALFVELESRIQPVAPVVTYLSLLGYDGWVLPGDTWVPLANFPLEDHQAGASHVVSHGLLRRVLPSPLLRGPRYVNSVLFLPDGRRPGTAPVGDDGSHALRKAPR; translated from the coding sequence ATGACCAGCCTGGCCGCCCGCCTCGCTCCCTTCCTGCCCACCCGCCTGGTGGCGGCGACGGCCCGGGCGCTCTACCCCCGGTTCGAACCGGAGCTGGCGCGGCTCGCCGAGCTGTGCCCGCCGCACTGCGGTACTGCGGTGGACGTCGGCGGCTGGTACGGGCCCTGGACGCACCGGCTGTCCGGCCTGGCCGAGCATGTGGTGACGATCGAACCGGTGCCCCATCTGGCCCGGCTGCTGGCCGCCGCCGTCCCGCCGAACGTACGGGTGATCCGTGCGGCGGCCTCGGACCGCCCGGGCATCGCCCGCCTGTGGCTGCCGTCGGGCGATTCGGGCGACCGGGGCGTGTCGTCGCTGGTGCGGCGCGACATCCACGGCCGGGCGCTGGACGTCCCCTGCGTCACGCTGGACGAGCTGGGCCTGCGCAACGTCGGCTTCATCAAGATCGACGTGGACGGCAACGAGCCGGCTGTCCTGCGCGGCGCGACGGGTCTGCTGGCCCGCGACCGCCCAGCCCTCTTCGTGGAGCTGGAGTCCCGCATCCAGCCGGTCGCCCCTGTGGTGACCTACCTGTCCCTGCTCGGCTACGACGGCTGGGTCCTGCCTGGCGACACCTGGGTGCCGCTGGCGAACTTCCCCCTGGAGGACCATCAGGCGGGCGCCTCTCACGTCGTCTCGCACGGACTGCTCCGCCGCGTCCTGCCGTCCCCGCTCCTCAGGGGCCCGCGCTACGTCAACTCGGTCCTCTTCCTCCCGGACGGCCGCCGCCCGGGCACCGCGCCGGTGGGCGACGATGGTTCCCATGCCCTCCGGAAAGCGCCCCGCTAG
- a CDS encoding Trm112 family protein: protein MKPDDPLLKILACPLDKGPLHLLAEEAGQEEALYNPRLRRRYPIVDGIPQLLPSSGEQVPDDEHEELLQRMAP, encoded by the coding sequence ATGAAGCCCGACGACCCGCTGCTGAAGATCCTGGCGTGCCCGCTCGACAAGGGCCCGCTGCATCTGCTGGCCGAGGAGGCCGGGCAGGAGGAGGCGCTGTACAACCCGCGGTTGCGCCGCCGCTATCCGATCGTCGACGGCATTCCGCAGCTGCTGCCGTCCTCGGGCGAGCAGGTCCCGGACGACGAGCACGAGGAACTTCTCCAGAGGATGGCCCCATGA
- a CDS encoding class I SAM-dependent methyltransferase, with product MTTSPVQPRDLRDFYENPAVPVASGTPRSLRQARMLAAALGPAGPKPRTILDIGCGDGTAAATAAPLLPGHRVIGVDWSQDALRRARTRIPYAVRGELTGGGLPFAPESADAVLFSEVIEHLVDPDAALDEIRRILRPGGHLMLSTPNLAAWYNRALLLAGVQPVFSEVSLRGIHGRPGREVVGHLRLYTARALREFVAASGFTVVTLEGAPFHGVPRPLRPLDRLACARPQLASILLLHARRT from the coding sequence GTGACGACCTCCCCCGTGCAGCCGCGCGACCTGCGCGACTTCTACGAGAACCCGGCCGTGCCCGTCGCCTCCGGCACCCCTCGCAGCCTCCGCCAGGCCCGCATGCTGGCCGCTGCCCTCGGCCCGGCGGGCCCGAAGCCGCGGACGATCCTCGACATCGGCTGCGGGGACGGCACCGCCGCCGCCACCGCGGCCCCGCTCCTCCCCGGCCACCGTGTCATCGGCGTCGACTGGTCCCAGGACGCCCTGAGGCGCGCCCGCACCCGCATCCCGTACGCGGTCCGCGGTGAACTCACCGGCGGCGGGCTGCCGTTCGCGCCGGAGTCGGCCGACGCCGTGCTGTTCAGCGAGGTGATCGAGCATCTCGTCGACCCGGACGCGGCGCTCGACGAGATCCGCCGGATCCTGCGGCCCGGCGGGCATCTGATGCTGTCCACGCCGAATCTGGCCGCCTGGTACAACCGCGCCCTGCTGCTCGCCGGCGTCCAGCCGGTCTTCTCGGAGGTCAGCCTGCGCGGCATCCACGGCCGCCCGGGCCGGGAGGTCGTGGGTCATCTGCGCCTCTACACCGCCCGCGCGCTGCGGGAGTTCGTCGCCGCGTCCGGATTCACGGTCGTGACGCTCGAAGGCGCTCCCTTCCACGGCGTACCGCGCCCGCTGCGGCCGCTGGACCGGCTGGCCTGTGCCCGGCCGCAGCTGGCGTCGATCCTGCTGCTGCACGCCAGGAGGACCTAG
- a CDS encoding condensation protein has protein sequence MTTPVRVPFPVVDEVSRHCLQEEEPETVHIEVHLPGPVDQTRLRKAFTEALHRHPRILMREARGPWYRRRYEWELTAEPDVEVVTFAPAGPRALQDARTRALTEAPPLSMSPPIRLEVVDSVLFLTINHTALDGPACLRILATAAELYGGTDNSPAAPPTRPAAPPQQAPDIPTAWSPPARVAPGTPDPSPGNGMLVTELPLPHRPKGSPYTVNDQLMVTTALTIAHWNREHGALPHSRLRSSGGTPIRPLRITMPVDDRPRDTTMPIGNGTRLVEVPFLPSELDVTDMPALLQRTATRTRALKSLPRPQLGHGAALLTAPWAPVAARAALTRALRRAAAPWTSTTLLSNIGRIPYPLDFGEETGRAHAVWFSAPARMPRGLTVTTASTAGRLHLALRWSRALLSHGDGAHLRDLFEHYLHTTEVSP, from the coding sequence ATGACGACACCGGTACGCGTCCCGTTCCCGGTGGTGGACGAGGTGTCCCGGCACTGCCTCCAGGAGGAGGAGCCGGAAACGGTCCACATCGAGGTCCACCTCCCCGGGCCCGTCGACCAGACCCGCCTGCGCAAGGCGTTCACGGAGGCCCTGCACCGGCACCCGCGGATCCTGATGCGGGAGGCCCGGGGGCCGTGGTACCGGCGGCGTTACGAGTGGGAGCTGACGGCGGAGCCGGACGTGGAGGTGGTGACCTTCGCCCCGGCGGGCCCGCGAGCGCTCCAGGACGCCCGGACCCGGGCGCTGACGGAGGCACCACCCCTGTCGATGTCCCCGCCGATACGGCTCGAAGTGGTGGACTCGGTCCTCTTCCTGACCATCAACCACACCGCCCTCGACGGTCCGGCCTGCCTCCGCATACTCGCCACCGCCGCAGAGCTCTACGGCGGCACGGACAACTCCCCCGCAGCACCCCCCACCCGCCCTGCAGCACCCCCGCAACAAGCCCCGGACATCCCCACCGCCTGGTCACCCCCCGCACGGGTGGCGCCCGGCACCCCCGACCCCTCCCCCGGCAACGGCATGCTCGTCACCGAGCTCCCCCTCCCGCACCGCCCCAAGGGCTCCCCCTACACCGTCAACGACCAGCTCATGGTCACCACGGCCCTGACCATCGCCCACTGGAACCGGGAGCACGGCGCCCTCCCCCACTCTCGGCTTCGCTCGAGCGGGGGGACCCCCATCCGCCCCCTGCGCATCACCATGCCCGTCGACGACCGCCCCCGCGACACCACGATGCCCATCGGCAACGGCACCCGCCTGGTCGAAGTACCGTTCCTGCCGTCGGAGCTGGACGTCACGGACATGCCCGCCCTGCTGCAGCGCACGGCCACCCGCACCCGCGCCCTCAAGTCCCTGCCCCGCCCCCAACTGGGCCACGGCGCCGCCCTCCTCACCGCCCCCTGGGCCCCGGTCGCCGCCCGCGCCGCCCTCACCCGCGCCCTGCGCCGGGCCGCCGCGCCCTGGACGTCGACGACCCTGCTCAGCAACATCGGCCGTATCCCGTACCCCCTGGACTTCGGCGAGGAGACGGGCCGCGCGCACGCCGTCTGGTTCTCGGCGCCGGCCCGGATGCCGCGCGGCCTCACCGTGACCACCGCCTCCACCGCCGGCCGCCTCCACCTGGCCCTGCGCTGGTCCCGGGCCCTGCTCAGCCACGGCGACGGCGCCCACCTCCGCGACCTGTTCGAGCACTATCTCCACACCACGGAGGTGAGCCCGTGA